GTTATCTTCCTCAGTTTTTACATGAGGATTCACAGCTTTTAAATCATATACAGCATTATCAATGGCTTCAGCTTGAGATTTTAACTCTCTTGCTTCCTTTTCCTGTTCTTTAACAGTTTTTTCTAGTTCTGTATATATTTCACTATCCTGCTGTTTAGCTTTTTTTAATGCTGTTAGTCTGTCTTTAAGTTCTCTAATTTCTTCCTCAATAACTGCGGCTTTTTGTTTGAAAGGTGCAGATTTTTCTTCAGCGACAGCTTTACGTTCAGTTATATCTATTGTCCAACTTCTTTCGCTGTCTCCTTGGGTGGGAAGTAAGCGGAAAAATTCATCAAAATGGGATTCTGTTAAAGGTGTGCGTTTCCCAACTTTAATATCAGAAAGATCATAATACCAAATTTTTTCGGTGGTTTCTCCCTTAGTGAAAAATAAAATATTAGCTTTCACACCTCCACCAGCAGCCACAAATGTTCCGGCTGGTAAACTGATGATACACCAAAGATTACAATTTTCTAAAAGATTGCGTTTTGTGGAAACAAATGCAGTTTCATTAGTTCTAAATAAAATCCCTTCATCTAATACTATACCGCAGCGTCCGTTAGATTTGAGGCTTTTAAAAGCGTGTTGTAAAAATAAGGCTTGGGTAGCACTGGTTTGATAATCAAAACCTATTTGCGCTTCTTTACTTTCTTTACCACCGAAGGGCGGATTCATTAAAATAACATCATGTAAATCTGGTGCATTTGTAAATAAACCTCCATAGGTTTCGCTTTCTGTTAAGGTGTTTCCGTGCCAGATATGGGGTTCATCAATTCCATGTAATACTAAATTAGCGATCGCAATGGGGTAAATTAAATTATCTTTTTCCCGTCCATAAAATGTCTTGCGTTTGAGAATTTCTAAATCTTTTGAGGTAATTTGTCCACCATTTTGACTTCTGATATGTTCATAAGACTGGGCTAAAAATCCACCTGTTCCCAGTCCCGGATCATAAACTGTTTCGCCTATTTTCGGATTAATAACTTTTACCATCACCGAAATAATGGGACGAGGTGTAAAGAATTGTCCGCCGTCGTTACCTTTTTCACCCATTCTCAATAGTAACCCTTCAAAAACTTGAGAAAGGGGAAAAATGAAGTTAATATTTACTGTTGCATTGCTGATTTCATGGACTTTATCTAAAACATCAAGCAGGTTTTTTTGAGTGTCTATTCTGACTCTTTCTACCCCGGACAGAACTTGGCTAATTACTTTTTGTCTGGGGGTAGCTTTTTCATGATCTTTGAGTTGTTTAAGATGGGGAATTAATACTAAATCTACCCACACTTTGAAGGGTTCAGATAAATTAATTCCACTTTTTCTAAAATTATCTAGTTCTTCAACTTCCAGGGTATGATCTGTGATTTGTTTGCGTTTCCAACCTTGTGGACGTTGTTTTTCATCTAGCTTAAAGAGAGATTCATCATAAGTTGCAGCCCAGT
The DNA window shown above is from Anabaena sp. WA102 and carries:
- a CDS encoding class I SAM-dependent DNA methyltransferase gives rise to the protein MTTTRKKTNNQKYSSQQSLDSYIYSICDIIRRSNCAGALQYIPELTWILFLRILDEQEQKEAENAEALDINFTPSLESPYRWRDWAATYDESLFKLDEKQRPQGWKRKQITDHTLEVEELDNFRKSGINLSEPFKVWVDLVLIPHLKQLKDHEKATPRQKVISQVLSGVERVRIDTQKNLLDVLDKVHEISNATVNINFIFPLSQVFEGLLLRMGEKGNDGGQFFTPRPIISVMVKVINPKIGETVYDPGLGTGGFLAQSYEHIRSQNGGQITSKDLEILKRKTFYGREKDNLIYPIAIANLVLHGIDEPHIWHGNTLTESETYGGLFTNAPDLHDVILMNPPFGGKESKEAQIGFDYQTSATQALFLQHAFKSLKSNGRCGIVLDEGILFRTNETAFVSTKRNLLENCNLWCIISLPAGTFVAAGGGVKANILFFTKGETTEKIWYYDLSDIKVGKRTPLTESHFDEFFRLLPTQGDSERSWTIDITERKAVAEEKSAPFKQKAAVIEEEIRELKDRLTALKKAKQQDSEIYTELEKTVKEQEKEARELKSQAEAIDNAVYDLKAVNPHVKTEEDNRTPAELLEFIEIKGKEINTILSSLRNKG